From a region of the Paenibacillus sp. FSL R10-2734 genome:
- a CDS encoding AraC family transcriptional regulator — MSSIIHSQFDITVLDVIKIQYQKRILFDYVQSCYTVSYIQKGEVLTTSSEGEYVASAGDVMIHRPNEPFNVISKTDGIHYLFNINAKVRDGDDFFKLFPLGKVIRIRDQSEYERRFDELRSLWLQEEDDFRNVQAGSLAFFLLYEIMESTKLGGRRSSRDPFITDRFNEALQYMEERLDQEISREELSKLYHMNPVYFSRAFQKIYKLTPMQMLRKLRLQQAKQMLEYTDYSIEHISQRCGYYDASHFNKVFRSEYGKGPAEYRKSIEFTKTNIATP, encoded by the coding sequence TTGTCCTCTATCATTCATAGTCAGTTTGACATCACCGTGCTGGACGTCATAAAAATTCAATATCAGAAGCGGATCCTGTTCGATTACGTCCAGTCTTGTTATACCGTCTCTTATATCCAAAAAGGTGAGGTATTGACGACTTCCTCCGAGGGTGAATATGTTGCTTCTGCCGGTGACGTGATGATCCATCGTCCGAACGAGCCCTTTAATGTGATCTCCAAAACGGATGGCATACATTATCTGTTTAATATTAACGCTAAGGTGAGAGATGGAGATGACTTCTTTAAGTTATTCCCTCTAGGCAAGGTAATTCGGATTAGGGATCAAAGCGAGTATGAGCGAAGGTTTGACGAGCTGCGAAGCCTATGGTTACAAGAGGAAGATGATTTCAGAAATGTTCAGGCCGGTTCATTAGCATTTTTTCTCCTTTATGAAATTATGGAGAGTACCAAGCTTGGCGGGCGCCGATCATCACGAGATCCCTTTATCACGGACCGCTTTAACGAAGCGTTGCAATATATGGAGGAGAGACTTGATCAGGAGATTAGTAGAGAGGAGCTTTCCAAGCTCTATCATATGAATCCTGTTTATTTTAGCCGGGCATTTCAGAAAATATATAAACTGACACCTATGCAAATGCTTCGAAAATTGCGGCTGCAGCAAGCCAAACAAATGTTAGAATATACGGATTATTCAATAGAGCATATCTCCCAGAGATGTGGCTATTATGATGCTTCGCACTTCAACAAGGTATTCCGTAGCGAATACGGCAAGGGTCCGGCTGAGTATCGAAAAAGTATCGAATTTACAAAAACAAACATCGCCACTCCATAG
- a CDS encoding ABC transporter permease subunit — protein sequence MADSVTARTPKRSLRTLAPKQSLGKTILQYKYFYLMVLPVLIWYALFSYAPMYGVTLAFKSFNYSKGILGSPWIGLENFQTLLTDPDFRRAFWNTVIISLMKLITHFPMPIILAIVLYEFSRTKMKRFFQTILTFPHFISWVVLSGIIINILSKDGIYNQIIMLFGGDPNSPLVDESAFRPVLYITHVWREIGWDSIIYLAALAGINPELFEAAEVDGANRFRRLLNIAWPGLKSTVAVLLILQVGQLLTQGSSFEQIFNLYSSPVYSVADTIDTYIYRTSFTIGSDFGYTTAVGVVKSIISLILLWAANTFAKKMGEEGLY from the coding sequence TTGGCTGATTCTGTAACCGCTCGTACGCCTAAGCGAAGCTTAAGAACTCTTGCACCTAAGCAGAGCTTAGGAAAAACGATTTTACAGTACAAGTATTTTTACCTCATGGTTCTACCAGTGTTAATCTGGTACGCCCTCTTCAGCTATGCTCCCATGTACGGAGTAACCCTAGCATTCAAATCTTTTAATTACAGTAAAGGGATTCTGGGAAGTCCCTGGATTGGCTTGGAGAATTTTCAAACGCTGTTGACCGACCCCGATTTTCGCAGAGCATTTTGGAATACGGTCATTATCAGCTTGATGAAGTTGATCACTCATTTTCCAATGCCCATTATCCTGGCGATTGTTTTATATGAGTTTTCCAGGACAAAAATGAAGCGATTTTTTCAGACGATCCTGACGTTCCCACATTTTATTTCATGGGTTGTACTGTCGGGGATCATCATCAATATTTTAAGCAAGGACGGGATTTATAACCAGATCATCATGTTGTTTGGTGGGGATCCAAATTCTCCTCTGGTGGATGAAAGTGCATTCAGACCCGTTCTATATATCACGCATGTGTGGCGAGAGATCGGTTGGGATTCAATCATTTACCTGGCGGCTCTTGCAGGGATCAATCCTGAGCTGTTTGAGGCGGCAGAAGTGGATGGAGCGAATCGGTTTCGCCGTTTGCTTAACATCGCATGGCCGGGCTTGAAAAGTACAGTCGCAGTCCTGCTAATCCTTCAAGTTGGACAACTACTAACCCAAGGCTCGAGCTTCGAGCAAATATTCAATCTGTATAGTTCACCGGTATATTCGGTTGCCGACACAATCGATACATACATTTATCGGACATCTTTCACGATTGGAAGCGACTTTGGATATACGACCGCCGTGGGTGTCGTCAAGTCCATTATCAGCCTAATTCTTTTATGGGCGGCCAACACGTTTGCTAAGAAGATGGGCGAGGAAGGACTGTATTAA
- a CDS encoding sulfatase, which produces MRILYLDLDSLRPDHLGCYGYHRNTSPNIDSIAKEGVTFTNYYCSDAPCLPSRSALMSGRFGIHNGIVGHGGTAADMRREGAKREFNDRLGMESLPAILRQAAMKTASISTFAERHSAWTFNAGFQEVFNVGGRGHETAEQVLPVALKWLEDNGESENWFLHLNFWDPHTPYRTPESYGNPFEKDPLPDWITEEVFELHRNKKGQHSIEDMNALAKSHYHQHLRHNREIANHDDLRVIFDNYDAGVKYLDEHLGQIFSKLRELGVMEDTAILISADHGESLGELGIYSEHGTADEATCRIPMIVRWPGGKKGMVEDGLHYHLDLGPTLASLLNLNGAASWDGESYADAIMEGHLGGRDYLVISQCAHVCQRSVRFEDWLYIRTYHDGHHGFPKEMLFDLKRDPYEQHNLAEARKDICMEAVYLLNEWHDNMMGSMDCDIDPLWTVLMEGGPYHAKEYVSSSSQDV; this is translated from the coding sequence ATGAGAATCTTATATTTGGATTTGGATTCGCTTCGCCCGGACCATCTGGGATGTTATGGCTATCATCGGAATACGTCCCCGAATATCGATTCAATCGCCAAAGAAGGTGTCACCTTTACCAACTACTATTGTTCAGATGCTCCTTGTCTGCCGTCCCGTTCTGCTTTAATGTCGGGGAGATTTGGCATTCATAATGGGATTGTCGGACATGGCGGAACTGCTGCTGATATGCGTAGAGAAGGGGCGAAACGTGAATTCAATGATCGACTGGGGATGGAGAGCCTTCCCGCTATATTAAGGCAAGCGGCCATGAAAACCGCGTCGATCAGCACCTTCGCCGAACGGCATTCGGCTTGGACCTTTAATGCTGGGTTTCAAGAAGTGTTCAATGTTGGTGGAAGAGGGCATGAGACGGCAGAACAGGTGCTTCCAGTAGCGCTTAAATGGCTTGAGGATAATGGGGAGTCCGAGAATTGGTTTCTGCACCTGAATTTCTGGGATCCTCATACGCCTTATCGTACACCCGAGAGCTACGGCAATCCGTTCGAGAAGGATCCTTTACCCGATTGGATCACCGAAGAGGTGTTTGAGCTTCACCGAAATAAGAAGGGCCAGCACAGTATCGAAGATATGAATGCACTCGCTAAATCGCATTATCATCAGCATTTGAGGCATAATCGGGAGATAGCCAATCATGACGACCTGCGTGTTATCTTTGACAACTATGATGCCGGAGTCAAATATCTGGACGAGCATCTCGGGCAAATCTTCTCCAAGCTGAGGGAACTTGGCGTGATGGAGGATACGGCTATCTTGATCTCTGCGGATCACGGAGAAAGTCTGGGCGAGCTAGGAATTTACTCCGAGCATGGTACGGCAGACGAGGCAACTTGCCGTATTCCGATGATTGTTCGCTGGCCTGGGGGCAAGAAGGGAATGGTGGAGGATGGGCTACATTATCACCTTGATTTAGGACCGACATTAGCAAGTCTTTTGAATTTGAATGGGGCTGCTTCTTGGGATGGTGAAAGTTATGCTGACGCCATAATGGAGGGACATTTGGGAGGGCGTGATTATCTCGTAATTTCACAATGCGCGCATGTATGTCAACGCAGCGTCCGATTTGAGGATTGGTTATATATACGTACCTATCATGATGGACACCATGGATTTCCGAAAGAAATGTTGTTTGATTTGAAGCGCGACCCTTACGAACAACATAATCTCGCCGAAGCGCGTAAAGACATCTGTATGGAGGCTGTCTATCTGTTGAATGAATGGCATGACAACATGATGGGCTCCATGGACTGTGATATCGATCCATTATGGACGGTATTAATGGAAGGCGGTCCCTACCATGCGAAAGAGTATGTGAGCTCATCCTCACAGGATGTTTAG
- a CDS encoding helix-turn-helix domain-containing protein, which produces MRSVIIADDEKWIVEGIKAGVNWKKYGFEVIDDAENGLEALQLIQSLRPTLVLTDIKMPVMNGLELIQRGKAVAPDTIFIVLSGHAEFAYAQKAMNYGTFGYCLKPFEIEEIEGMLNRIAQQHESKAVKDNPVHDFELYEAVCSGDLERISSWLNEKRIPLSRDTPHIPIVIQGLSSPVNVGQFSSLLFPMSRRRYGYLLEECQYEAFLRGLEQTEVVQECGVGIGPPISDIHQLDASLESASHAAFSMFTTGMPGCYRVNQQQEIPIDEKLKEISRILHSKDRLGFIAAMESIKKLFKEGTFTIKEAYLLYTSILYLFPREGTRVNGRFFEGYEQLYYRYGTAEAMIDDLILMTLDIFMNRNETDISRISNNKVKEIMLYIRNHFNQEISIQHLANQFFLSPNYLCQLFKKEVGETIIEHISRLRIEYACKMLVETDLSIYQIGEKCGFQDYFYFTRIFKRHLKMTPTQYREQNNEDI; this is translated from the coding sequence ATGCGTTCAGTGATTATTGCAGATGATGAGAAGTGGATTGTAGAAGGAATTAAAGCAGGAGTGAATTGGAAAAAATACGGCTTTGAAGTGATCGACGACGCCGAAAACGGGCTAGAAGCCCTTCAATTAATTCAATCGCTTCGCCCCACCCTTGTCCTAACAGATATTAAGATGCCTGTAATGAATGGACTAGAGCTCATACAACGTGGCAAGGCTGTCGCACCTGACACAATCTTTATCGTACTCAGCGGACATGCAGAGTTCGCTTATGCACAAAAAGCGATGAATTATGGTACTTTCGGATACTGCCTGAAACCCTTTGAAATCGAAGAAATTGAAGGAATGCTTAACCGAATAGCGCAGCAACACGAATCGAAGGCGGTTAAAGACAACCCTGTCCACGACTTTGAACTGTATGAAGCAGTTTGTTCCGGAGATCTTGAACGAATTAGCTCATGGTTGAATGAAAAGAGAATACCATTGTCAAGAGATACGCCTCATATCCCCATTGTTATCCAAGGATTAAGTTCACCCGTAAATGTCGGGCAGTTCTCTTCCCTGTTATTCCCGATGAGCCGCCGTCGGTATGGTTACTTATTGGAAGAGTGCCAATACGAAGCCTTCCTCCGGGGTCTTGAACAAACAGAAGTTGTACAAGAGTGTGGGGTTGGGATCGGTCCTCCTATTTCGGATATACACCAATTGGATGCATCTTTAGAATCCGCCTCTCATGCTGCTTTCAGTATGTTCACAACGGGAATGCCTGGATGTTATCGTGTGAATCAGCAACAGGAAATACCGATCGACGAGAAGCTCAAAGAGATTTCCCGGATTCTTCATAGTAAAGACCGGCTCGGTTTTATAGCAGCCATGGAATCAATAAAGAAGTTATTCAAAGAGGGAACCTTCACCATTAAAGAGGCCTATTTGCTCTATACATCGATCCTATACTTATTTCCTCGGGAAGGGACTCGAGTTAATGGTCGTTTTTTTGAAGGGTATGAACAGCTCTATTATCGATACGGCACGGCTGAAGCTATGATCGATGATCTGATTCTTATGACGCTTGATATTTTTATGAACAGAAACGAAACTGATATTTCACGAATTTCAAACAACAAAGTCAAAGAAATCATGTTGTACATTCGCAACCATTTTAACCAAGAGATTTCCATCCAACATTTAGCCAATCAGTTTTTTTTAAGTCCTAATTACTTGTGCCAATTATTCAAAAAAGAAGTTGGCGAGACCATCATCGAACATATCAGTCGTTTACGAATTGAATATGCTTGTAAAATGCTGGTCGAAACCGACCTTTCCATTTACCAAATTGGTGAGAAATGTGGTTTTCAGGATTATTTCTACTTCACGCGAATTTTTAAACGGCATCTCAAAATGACACCAACGCAATATAGGGAACAAAACAATGAAGACATTTAA
- a CDS encoding carbohydrate ABC transporter permease has protein sequence MTDTTVKKRKKWSVFDIVAFVVLGLLALVTFFPFYNVLIISVAKFEAISKSDFYIFPLSFDLSAYKLLLQDMKFWSSILNSVIVTVVGVLFSMTISVAGAYALSKRGMPGRNIMLSLILFTMFFNGGLIPFYLVVKDLGFVNNLLVMIIPAGLNTFYLIIMKNYFNTIPESLEESAKLDGANDLYILYKIIIPISAPFMATFALFYAVERWNEWWYALIFISDASKAPLQIYLRETLITSNSLLSQMAQTLAEQEQTGKVYTPALQMAAIVVSSIPIIVVYPFLQKHFNKGIMVGSIKG, from the coding sequence GTGACCGACACAACGGTTAAAAAGAGAAAAAAATGGAGTGTCTTCGATATCGTCGCATTCGTGGTTCTGGGGCTTCTAGCACTAGTAACATTTTTTCCCTTCTATAATGTTCTTATTATCTCTGTTGCAAAGTTCGAAGCGATTAGTAAAAGCGACTTTTATATTTTTCCACTTTCATTTGACTTGTCGGCTTACAAGCTGTTGCTTCAGGATATGAAGTTTTGGTCTTCGATTTTAAATTCTGTCATCGTAACGGTGGTTGGCGTGTTGTTCAGCATGACAATCTCTGTGGCAGGAGCATACGCATTATCCAAGCGGGGAATGCCCGGCAGAAACATAATGCTTAGTTTGATCTTGTTCACTATGTTTTTCAATGGCGGTTTGATCCCCTTTTATCTAGTCGTTAAGGATCTGGGATTCGTAAATAATTTACTCGTCATGATCATACCCGCCGGTCTCAATACATTTTACCTAATCATTATGAAAAACTATTTTAATACTATCCCTGAGAGTTTAGAAGAATCGGCTAAGCTGGATGGGGCGAATGATCTGTATATCCTTTATAAAATCATTATTCCGATCTCTGCTCCATTCATGGCGACTTTTGCTTTGTTCTATGCGGTGGAAAGATGGAACGAATGGTGGTATGCGCTGATCTTCATCAGTGACGCCTCAAAAGCACCGCTCCAGATTTATTTACGGGAGACACTCATTACTTCGAATTCTTTGCTAAGTCAAATGGCACAGACGCTGGCTGAGCAGGAGCAGACGGGTAAGGTCTATACACCTGCACTTCAAATGGCGGCGATTGTGGTTTCGAGTATTCCGATTATTGTTGTGTATCCGTTCCTTCAGAAGCACTTTAATAAAGGCATTATGGTTGGTTCAATAAAAGGATAA
- a CDS encoding formylglycine-generating enzyme family protein, protein MSENIRDCCSASRNQVEKQGAVDVCKEITTVQGLKGDKDLSDMILIPEGTFLMGTDDKEGFPADGEGPARNVTVSTFLIDATAVTNKQFASFIEATKYVTDAERFGWSYVFHSFVSEETGKKVAQVANQTPWWWVVEGADWSHPEGPDSHVDERLDHPVIHISWHDADAYCRWAGKRLPTEAEWEYAARGGLVQKRYPWGDELKPGGEHRCNIWQGKFPDKNHASDGYAGTAPVKSYLPNGYGLYNMSGNVWEWCEDWFTKEYHLSSESVNPRGPVSGEARSMRGGSYLCHKSYCNRYRVAARSKNTPDSSAGNIGFRCAADYTS, encoded by the coding sequence ATGTCAGAGAATATACGGGACTGCTGTTCAGCCAGTCGAAATCAAGTCGAGAAACAAGGGGCTGTCGATGTCTGTAAGGAGATCACAACAGTCCAAGGACTAAAAGGGGATAAAGATTTATCGGACATGATCCTTATTCCAGAAGGCACTTTTCTTATGGGGACGGATGACAAGGAAGGGTTTCCAGCAGATGGGGAAGGACCCGCTAGGAATGTTACGGTATCTACTTTTTTAATCGATGCAACGGCGGTTACAAATAAGCAGTTCGCTTCTTTTATTGAGGCAACAAAATACGTTACAGACGCTGAACGTTTCGGCTGGTCTTACGTGTTTCACTCCTTTGTTTCCGAAGAGACAGGCAAGAAGGTGGCCCAAGTGGCCAATCAAACCCCATGGTGGTGGGTTGTAGAGGGAGCGGATTGGTCTCATCCTGAAGGTCCGGATTCACATGTGGATGAACGTCTTGATCATCCGGTGATCCACATATCATGGCATGATGCTGATGCATATTGTCGCTGGGCCGGCAAACGTCTACCGACGGAAGCGGAGTGGGAGTATGCAGCACGAGGTGGTCTAGTTCAGAAAAGATATCCTTGGGGCGATGAATTAAAACCGGGCGGTGAGCATCGATGCAATATTTGGCAAGGAAAGTTCCCCGATAAAAATCATGCCAGCGACGGTTATGCAGGTACTGCACCTGTAAAATCCTATCTGCCCAACGGATATGGTCTATATAATATGTCAGGAAACGTGTGGGAATGGTGCGAGGATTGGTTTACTAAGGAGTATCATTTATCTTCCGAATCCGTGAATCCGAGAGGCCCGGTAAGTGGTGAAGCGAGGTCGATGCGTGGTGGATCGTATTTATGCCATAAATCTTATTGTAACCGCTATCGGGTGGCGGCCAGAAGCAAAAATACACCAGACAGCTCTGCAGGAAATATTGGCTTTCGATGTGCGGCTGATTATACCAGTTGA
- a CDS encoding chromate transporter, with product MIWNLFFTFIKIGLLSFGGGYAIIPMIQHEAMAGGWLSEREFQEVVSIAGMSPGPVATNSATLIGYRIAGIEGAIVSTLGMVLPSLIIIIVISIFFYRVRDSQWIKTLFYGLRPVITGLIAYAAIRFGLNSVEHAFVTWQTIGTLIIVFAALYGLMKYKLHPLTIIVASGILGVAFF from the coding sequence GTGATTTGGAATTTATTTTTTACATTTATAAAAATCGGACTACTCTCCTTTGGCGGAGGGTACGCAATCATACCGATGATTCAGCATGAAGCCATGGCTGGTGGTTGGTTGTCCGAAAGGGAATTTCAAGAGGTAGTTTCCATCGCAGGGATGTCACCTGGCCCAGTTGCAACTAACAGTGCAACCTTGATTGGATATCGTATAGCCGGAATTGAAGGAGCAATTGTGTCAACATTAGGCATGGTTCTACCTTCATTAATCATTATCATTGTTATTTCCATTTTCTTTTATCGGGTGAGAGACAGTCAATGGATTAAAACACTATTCTATGGTTTGCGACCAGTGATTACAGGTTTGATTGCCTATGCTGCGATTCGGTTTGGATTAAATAGCGTGGAACACGCTTTCGTTACTTGGCAAACCATTGGCACGTTGATCATTGTATTCGCTGCACTTTATGGTTTAATGAAATATAAGCTGCATCCGCTCACCATTATCGTTGCCTCTGGCATTCTTGGTGTAGCCTTTTTTTAG
- a CDS encoding extracellular solute-binding protein — protein sequence MLRKKMMTLALCITLLASVLTACGGGNNDKGQSGSNGEGTTDSFNSTDNPYKDPMTITLGFWDADAEIANIEKDPIAKQVLEKFKITLKPVNMTWDDYTQKIQMWAASGQLPDIFAIDAVGTQYQRKWVEQGVVKALPELSKYPNLAKYFESPDIKGLGVDGKYYTVPRRMFPSVDWSALDRMVFYRWDLAQKVGITKEPETWEEFEAMLDAIVKADPEGKRITGLTTTTTKMLGGFFWLYGNPVATSDGSGSDFKWIKEDGKFIPAVFSKNALPALQNMKNMYEKGLIDPDIALVKPAESYDNFVAGKAAALLSGGGYINLNGDMYEKRWKTAYPDKDMTESVKALKPLIGPDGERSHAIFKTYWSESYFSNKVDDKKMDRIMALYDYVLSTEGKDLLTYGIEGVDYKIENGQKVVIEKGSLNEKYPASRFLKNLVAYETSDSYNMDNPTIANESIRQDAVDYIDWIQNNTKVPEYDIRLTYMSTPTKDKFTVLDHDDLLKIMLSKEPVESYWNNILNDYKAKGLDKMIEEVNAKAKEQGIE from the coding sequence ATGCTTAGAAAGAAAATGATGACACTGGCATTATGTATAACTTTATTAGCTTCGGTGCTCACGGCTTGCGGTGGAGGCAATAACGACAAAGGGCAGTCGGGATCAAACGGTGAAGGGACTACCGACTCTTTTAATTCCACTGACAACCCTTACAAGGATCCGATGACCATTACTCTTGGTTTTTGGGACGCGGATGCTGAAATTGCTAACATCGAAAAAGATCCGATCGCTAAACAAGTATTGGAAAAATTTAAAATTACATTAAAACCTGTCAACATGACCTGGGATGACTATACCCAGAAGATTCAAATGTGGGCAGCTTCCGGTCAATTGCCTGACATTTTCGCGATCGACGCCGTCGGCACACAATATCAGCGCAAATGGGTTGAGCAAGGTGTTGTCAAAGCGCTTCCGGAGCTTTCTAAGTATCCTAACCTTGCAAAATACTTCGAATCGCCGGACATTAAAGGTTTAGGTGTAGATGGCAAGTATTATACCGTTCCTCGCCGGATGTTCCCGAGTGTCGATTGGAGCGCACTGGATCGTATGGTTTTCTATCGATGGGATCTTGCACAAAAGGTTGGTATCACAAAAGAACCAGAGACATGGGAAGAGTTCGAAGCCATGCTTGATGCAATCGTAAAGGCGGATCCAGAAGGCAAACGTATTACCGGTCTTACGACAACAACTACCAAGATGCTGGGTGGATTCTTCTGGTTGTATGGTAACCCGGTCGCCACGAGCGATGGAAGCGGCAGTGACTTCAAATGGATAAAAGAGGACGGAAAGTTTATCCCGGCTGTATTTTCCAAGAATGCTCTACCAGCGCTTCAGAACATGAAGAATATGTACGAAAAAGGATTGATTGATCCAGACATCGCGCTTGTTAAGCCAGCAGAATCCTATGACAATTTCGTGGCAGGTAAGGCGGCTGCTCTCCTGAGCGGTGGCGGTTATATAAATTTAAATGGAGATATGTATGAAAAACGCTGGAAAACAGCCTATCCGGATAAGGATATGACTGAGAGCGTGAAGGCGCTCAAGCCGCTTATCGGACCTGATGGTGAACGCTCACATGCTATCTTTAAAACATATTGGTCGGAAAGCTATTTCAGCAATAAGGTTGACGATAAAAAGATGGATCGCATCATGGCACTCTATGATTATGTGTTGTCGACGGAAGGCAAGGATCTGTTGACTTATGGCATCGAGGGTGTGGATTACAAGATTGAAAATGGGCAGAAGGTTGTCATTGAAAAGGGTTCGTTAAATGAGAAGTATCCGGCCAGTAGATTTCTAAAGAATTTGGTGGCGTATGAAACTTCGGATAGCTATAACATGGATAACCCGACGATCGCTAACGAAAGTATCCGCCAAGATGCTGTCGATTATATCGATTGGATTCAGAACAATACAAAGGTTCCAGAATACGACATTCGGTTAACTTATATGTCCACCCCAACAAAAGATAAATTTACTGTGCTTGACCATGATGATTTGCTTAAGATCATGCTTTCCAAAGAACCGGTGGAAAGTTATTGGAATAATATCTTGAACGATTATAAGGCTAAAGGCCTTGATAAAATGATAGAGGAAGTTAATGCGAAGGCCAAGGAACAAGGTATTGAATAA
- a CDS encoding histidine kinase: protein MKTFKRLSIRTQVLLFGLFIVAIIPIIVSKVYQLSSETIINQNTQYNTELVSLLKQRISANYANVSSMMMNVGYDSTVQKFLVENDKLREYDLSQKVDGLLSIARNMNTDILDIIIIGSSNTRISLAGRTKYAVDLMKTAGDDGIVHYRGYSPPDKVIDKRKLLFGMNIFASGDTSLYGEKIGYIAVIVDMKAIQTEISEYPRLVGTSFFMMDDKGMIYSNSDEPEDMLQQFQTRATGSDGESIVETVNGNKYAIQSFRLPEISGKIITAVPVHNLMKELEKLKKVSYAFLALILLVVSIPYSVLMMNLLRPLSRLMRYMNQLKGGSLGILNNKVDLKGYAEIEIISRQFNDMTTRIHDLTDQLIDATTQLYQTDLEKQRAEYSYLQSQINPHFLSNTLDTIKGVAIVKGNREIFEMTTALSTMLKYSIKGKEEVTLGEELKIAESCVRIYQGRFPDKFTYKLFCPEEWLHIPVPKMILQPIVENALGHGLETQGQGILLITVEKSEAGLLEIAVEDNGVGIDAERLEQLTELLAGKNIESGDHIGLLNVNNRLNLKYGDPCGVLLYSKEGSGTKTVLRLPGSLIDPQEAIE, encoded by the coding sequence ATGAAGACATTTAAGAGACTATCCATCCGTACTCAGGTTCTGTTGTTCGGGTTGTTTATTGTAGCCATTATCCCAATCATCGTCTCTAAGGTATATCAACTATCAAGCGAGACCATCATCAATCAGAATACGCAATACAATACGGAACTAGTGTCCCTCCTCAAGCAACGAATTTCTGCCAACTATGCCAACGTTTCATCCATGATGATGAATGTAGGGTACGACTCGACTGTCCAAAAGTTTCTTGTCGAGAATGATAAGCTTCGGGAGTACGACCTTTCTCAAAAGGTAGACGGATTGCTCAGTATCGCCCGAAACATGAATACGGACATCCTGGATATTATTATTATCGGGAGCTCAAACACTCGTATTTCATTAGCAGGAAGAACAAAATATGCTGTAGATCTTATGAAGACGGCCGGGGATGATGGAATCGTTCATTATCGCGGATACAGTCCTCCAGACAAGGTAATCGACAAGAGAAAATTACTTTTCGGGATGAACATCTTTGCTTCAGGTGACACGTCCCTATATGGAGAAAAAATCGGCTATATCGCTGTTATTGTGGATATGAAGGCCATTCAAACTGAAATTTCTGAGTATCCTCGATTGGTCGGAACCAGCTTTTTTATGATGGATGATAAAGGGATGATCTACTCTAATAGCGATGAGCCGGAAGATATGCTCCAGCAGTTTCAAACCCGGGCAACTGGTAGTGATGGAGAGTCAATCGTCGAAACAGTCAACGGAAATAAATATGCTATTCAATCCTTTCGCCTACCTGAGATCTCTGGAAAAATCATAACCGCTGTTCCTGTACATAATTTAATGAAAGAACTGGAGAAATTGAAGAAGGTCAGCTATGCTTTTCTAGCATTAATCTTGTTGGTCGTCTCTATTCCGTACTCAGTACTCATGATGAATCTCTTAAGACCGTTGTCTAGGCTTATGCGCTATATGAATCAATTAAAGGGCGGAAGTCTAGGGATATTGAACAACAAGGTCGATTTAAAGGGCTACGCTGAGATTGAAATCATCTCTCGACAGTTCAATGATATGACAACAAGGATTCACGATTTGACGGACCAATTAATCGATGCTACAACCCAGCTTTACCAGACTGACCTAGAAAAGCAACGAGCCGAATACTCGTATTTGCAAAGTCAAATTAATCCCCATTTCTTAAGCAATACTTTAGATACCATCAAAGGTGTTGCGATAGTAAAAGGAAACCGAGAAATCTTCGAGATGACTACCGCGTTAAGCACGATGCTCAAGTACAGCATCAAAGGCAAAGAGGAGGTAACTCTTGGAGAGGAACTGAAAATCGCAGAATCTTGTGTGAGGATTTACCAAGGCCGTTTCCCGGACAAATTCACTTACAAGCTGTTCTGTCCAGAGGAATGGTTACACATTCCGGTACCTAAAATGATCCTTCAACCTATTGTCGAAAATGCACTTGGACATGGGCTTGAAACTCAAGGTCAGGGCATCTTGCTGATCACAGTAGAGAAAAGCGAAGCGGGACTCCTTGAAATCGCTGTAGAAGATAATGGTGTAGGCATCGATGCTGAGAGGCTAGAACAACTAACCGAGCTGCTGGCAGGTAAGAATATAGAATCCGGCGATCATATCGGGCTCCTAAACGTCAATAATCGTCTAAATCTTAAGTACGGAGATCCCTGTGGAGTTCTGCTGTACAGTAAGGAAGGTAGCGGGACGAAGACCGTTTTGAGGCTTCCCGGATCTTTAATAGATCCACAAGAAGCCATAGAATAA